GCCGTTCTCTTGAATGCCTTGGGGGAGAAACCAGCTTGTAAATAGAGAATAATCGCCCTCCATATTACGAAAACGCATCCTGCCCCAAAAGATTTTGAGGACATTTACAAGCAGAATCTCCGCGAATACGATCACGATAGCTGCCCAAGCAGCACGATTATACTGTCTGAGCGTTTGAACAGCTATACGGTTCAATAGCCATTGACACAACGTTGCAAATAGTACGGTTATAATTAAACTGTTGATCATAACATGATCTCCATCCAGCTCATACCCACGAGTTAAAGTAATCGTTATAATACCAAATCCACTAAGTAGGATGAAAAATCCGGACACCAGACGGACCATAATCTTCTTTATCAACCGTTCATTTCTAACCGTACTAAATAGAATACTCCCAGCTGCGAATAACACTAGAAAAGCTGGATGTTCTCCATATACCTCAAAAAACCAACCAAACCGCGATTCATGTTCGTTATACAGAGCTTTGGATAGATTCAGATCATTAAACGTAAAGATCGTCATTAACATGACCCATACTATAAGAAATCCCCATATAAAACGTTTTGTCCCTTTTGTCGTCATCTCCTCATCCCCTTTATACTCATTTAGGAAACGCTTACATTTGAGATTATAAAGCTCCATTCATGAATTCGGATAGGCGAATAATAACTTAAACTAGGGTAGATTTTAACCCTCCTCTTATGTGAAAAAGTGATCAATAAATCAAAAGGATCGTTTATCTACAATAAGCAAAAAAGCCTAATCCCTTGTACACACTGAAAGGAGATTAGGCTTTATGGTACAAACGATTAGAAAAGGAAATAAACTAACACCACACCTTCAACTAACAAAATCAGTGAAACGATATGTTGTTTCGTATGCTTTAAGAATTTCCAATCAATAAATGACTGAAATCCTAGGGAAATAATTATGAATACAATCCAAAACCACTTCATTCCCATCCCCTGTACGCCATCAGCTATCATTATGACAATTACCGAAATTAATCCAATAAGTCCGAGTATTAATTTACCTTTTATATTTAGCTCATTACCGTCGTCAGAAAGTTTTTCTTTATCCGGGCCAACAATCCATATCCTTAGAAAAAAACCAGAAAAAGCAATAATTAATAATAAAAATGGAATGATCAATCCTGATGCCCTCCTTCTAAGAAGTTATTCATATTTATTTCTTATCATTAGTTCTTTGATTTCTCTTAACTCATTTAATATTTCTTTTGATATTTGCGTACTTCTAGAGTTATCGATGCCTAATTTAATCACGAATACTCCAAGCAAAAAATAGATGACTAGCATTACGATAATACTCAACTTATCTCCACTCCCCTCTTTATCGTTTGATTCTTAAAAGATGTAGTTAGTGATACCTTAATTATTCCTATGATACCATAATAAGGGTGTATGATTAACGCATGAGAACTTGTTTCTAACTTGACAAAAGATCTGCATTTTCGATAGTATAGATAATATCTCGATTATCAAGATATTCGATTTGCGAGAGTATTTTGAAACCTGAACAATTTAAACTGAAAAGAGGGACCACAATGGCAGTACTTATTCTATACGCTACAAAATCAGGGGCAACAGAGCAATGCGCAAAGGTATTATCAGAAGAGCTTCCTCAGAGTAAGATCTGTAATATTGAAATAGAGAAGCCAAGTCTTGAGGCATTTGATAGCATTATTTTAGGTGCTGGAGTAAGAGACGAGAAAATATATAAAGCGATTCGTGATTTTATCAAAAAAAATAAAGATGAGTTACTAAATAAGAAGATGGGCTACTATATTTGTAACGAAAAACCAAAGACTACGGAGGAATTAATTGAGAAGAATTTCCCAGATGATTTAAAAAAAGCTGCGATTTGCATCGAATCCTTTGGCGGTTATAAAGCCTATAAGGCTCCCAAAGAAGGTACTGATCAGCTCAAGGGGATTTTTGTAGATAAAATAAAAGAGTTTTCTAAGAATTTTAAATAGGGAATATAGAATTTTCTAATAAAAATCCTGTTATCCAGATATATTATCTGGATAACAGGATCTTTTTTAATAAAATATAATTGAATGGTTTATAACTACTTGATTGTCAATTCAAACTTCGCACCCACATCGCTTACAAATACAATTTTCCCGTTACTCGGAAGTTTAACTTGCGTAAGACCACTGACAGTAGAGAAATTCACACACACACCATTCGCATCATAAACAGCAAAGGAACCTTTAGATGGTAGCCCTACTGTCATCAACTTGCCTGATGCTGTCTCAGGTACTTCATACCATCTCGCATATCCATCTGCTTGAATGGTCACCAATGATTGCGGGCCGGCATAGATAGGTTTAATGGCATCCTGCGTTATAAATATTTGGTTTCCAATCTTGAGATACTCCACGCCCTCTTTATTTTCAAAAACAATATCCGCAAGATCGCGCCCACCTAAAGTTGGAATTTGCACGGTCATTTCAGCTTTATTCGGCCCAGTTATTTTATTTGAGCCCATATAGCCCGGTGCATCAAGGAACATAGCAATTCCAGCTACTGGCATACTCATGTAAAATTGTGAGCTATACTTCTCACTGACATCAAAATACAATTTCCCTTGACGCTGCTGCCAAGCTGACAAGACCTCATTGGATAAAGCGTTTGCCTCTAGCTTTTCAGCCGAATATTGAGAAAGAGCAGTCTCACCAAGCCCTGGAATGACCCCGTACCCTTGAATCCAAAGGTAGACACGACCATTGCTTTCCTTCACAAAGCTGACTTTATTAGTACCCGTTGCATCTAAGAATTCACCGTTTGTATTATACGAAAATTTCTGAGCTGGAAATGTAGGTGCCATAATCGAAGATATACTCAATTCCCCAGCTTTACTAATCTCTATCTTCATCAGTTGTGTAGAATCAGCATAGACACCAGCATACTCCAGCAATTCCTGCGGCATAACCTCTTTGTTCGAAGCTTTAAATGTAGGTGTAGGTTTTAGTTCCTTGATAACTCCCTTTTCTTGTAGCGCACTGAGCAATATTTCGTTAGCAAGCATCTGATCGGTTGTGCTATCCCCACCAGAAGATACCACAGCTGCTGCCATCTGCTGATCAGGCAAGACAACAAGTGAAGTATGATACAGAGTTGTATCCCCACCCTTTGTCAGAGCTTTGATCTCGTACTGATTGAATGGATATAAATTTACACTGTCCCAGCCCAATCCATACGCAAACGAATTATCTTTTCCTTTTGGCCACATTCCACGCTTGTACTCCTCTTGCTCCATCGCTTTTACTGATTTTTCTGACAGAAGTTCTTTCGATCCTCCAGTGAAAATAGTTGCAAATCGCACCAAATCTTCAGCCGTAGAATAGATGCCCCCTGTTCCAATCACGTTAATCGTCTCTTGGGGTAAAGCGGCAGGATAGGTAGCATTGTATACACTTGCCAGCTGTCTAGAATCCACAGAATCTACTGGCGTTTTCGTATGCCCAAGCCCTAAAGGACCTGTAAAATTCTGATGGATGAATGTAGTGAAGTCCATACCACTAACTTTCTCAACAATCAACTCCGCCAGCGTAAATCCATCATTACAATATACTGAGTAGGCTCCTGGATCTGCCTTTAGGCGTTGAGTTGTCAAAGTCGCCAGCAAATTATCTTTGGCGATAGAATCAGAATCATTGAATAAGAAAGAGTTCGATAAGTTCGAACCCCCAAGACCTGATGAATGATTCAGCAGCATTCGTACGGTGATTTGCTTATAGCGTGAATCTTCCATCGTAAAATTATTCAGATACGATACGACAGGTGCATCCAAATCTACCTTTCCTTGATCAACGAGCTTCATAATAGAAGCGGTCGTATACATTTTACTCGTCGAGCCAATTCCATACATCGTTGTAGTGCTTGGTGCTGTCTTGCTCTCCACATGGCTGTATCCAGCTGTGCCGCTCATAACGATATTATCGCCATCGATAAGAGCATATTGGAGACTTGTCGTTCCTATCTTTTCCGTTAAGAATGCTGCCTTCTCTGCCGCGACCTTCTGAGTGTTCACATATGTTTGCGTTTTGCTGCTATCCGCTGCTAATGCATTCGTAGGAAGATAAACTACTAAAAGTAAAGATACCATCAACAGGGATATTACTTTCTTCTTCATACATTCCCTCCCGCTATGAATTTTCCATTCCTTTAAAGGGTAAATTATCCATATGAGAATGTAAAGGACGTTTATATCATTATCTAATCCATTAATTCTACTTTGTCTCCGATTCTGATTTCCCCTGTCTTAACTACAGAAGCGTACACTCCGAAGTGTAGTTCAAACTCTTGGTTTAGTTTTTTCAATAATTTAGGGTCTCTTTCCTGACTATCCGGGTCCATCGTGATAACCATACATCTCTCACAAAAACTATCTACCTGTAGCTGAACATCTCCTATGGAGAGCTGCCGCCCGATCCAATCCCCTTCGAAAAGAGATTCATCGCGTAGAGCTATAACAAAGTTCCCACGAAACCGGCGCTGATCTAAGGTATGTCCCCACGCAGCCTCTAGCTTCTTCAAACTAGCATCCGTAATGAGTAAAATACTGGCGCCATCCACCGATAACAATTGCGGGTGCTCTGGCTGTGGATGTGAAGCTTTTATACTAGACATGGTAATTTGCGTTTTAGTTTGGCTTTGGATTTCTTCCAATAAATGCTCATCCCACCCAAAGGTTCGTCCATCCGAAGCCCTTACATGAATTTCTCCATTGATAAATTGCGCTTGGTAGGTCAGCATTTTAGGATTATTTCTAGCCGTAAAATACCGCCACCAGCCCTCTTTTGACTCATCATAAAAGGCACAGAAGCGATCCCCTAACATTCCATACGGTTCTATTACACAGGTTTCCAATCGTTCACCTGCAAATGACTTGACTGGATAGCGATTAATTTCTCTGATTTCACCAACGATTGATTGCACGGCACAACACCTCCACTTTCTAAAAATACAACATATCCTTTAATTCTAACTGAAATCGTTTGACTCTTGCACCCTTATTTTCACAACAACACATAGCTATTTCGAACGATTCTCGATCATATAAAAATTTATATATTTTATTTGATTATATGTTTTATACTATGACTATTACATATAGTGGAAAGAATATGAGAGGTGAATAGCAGTGCGGTCCAATGAATTCCAAAGTTTTGATTTTGCTTTTACACATGCTGTAATTGGAATGGCTCTAGTTTCGTTAGATGGAACGTTCCTAAAATGGAATTCAGCCCTAAGTACCCTATTGGGATATGATCATAACGAGTTAATAACACCTTCACCATCCGTCCGAACCCTTCTAAGTCAGATCCATGAAATTGCTGAGCTTGGAAGGTCTCTTTCCTCTATGAACATCCATCCGCATCGATTCCAACAGGACTACTACCTACCAACCGGACAGCTGTTATCAATAGAGATCTCCATATCTATCGTTTCTGATGCTAATGGTGCATCCCTATATTATTTTACTCAATTTGAGAACAAGACCTTGATCAGGCATATAGAAAATCAGCTGCAAGAAGCGGAAAGCAGTCTACTAGAAAAAGATAAATCATTCCTGCAACTCCTGGAGGGATTACCTCTGACCGTTGTTATTACAGTAAAAGGGATTATTCAGTATGTGAATTCAGCGGGCTTACAGTTAATCCATGCGGAGAGCCTGAATCAATTGGTGGGTACATCCACTACTAATATTGTAGACCTTTCCAATCATGCTATCCTCCAAGAACGAAGGGAAAGATATTACAGTGGTGACACGATTGGCTCTGTTTGCTACTTAATTAATTGCTTAAATGGTCAGCAGAAATTTGTGGATGGATTCACATTACCGATTATCTTCAATGGAAACAAGGCATTTATCGGAATATTTAAAGATGTCTCTCAGCAAATGCTGGAAGAAGAACGGCTAATCCAATCCGAGAAATTATCTACCGCAGGGCAATTAGCAGCTGGAATCGCTCATGAAATCAGAAATCCGCTTACCGCCATTAACGGCTTTATGAAGCTGCTTCGCTCTTCCGAGCGCATGAATGATAAATATTTTTTCATTATTGAGTCAGAATTGAAACGCATCGAATTTATCGTCAACGAGCTGCTGGTCTTATCCAAGCCACAAACGACGCATGTCAGTAAACCAGTGGATTTATTATCTTTACTAGAACAAGTCACCACACTAATGAATGGACAAGCTGCACTGAAAAACCTTCAGATCCTCCCTGTCTGTACAGATCACTCCATATGGGTCCATGGTGAGGCTTATCAGCTGAAACAGGTATTTATTAATTTACTTAAAAATGCGATGGAAGCAATGAATAGTGGAGGAAACATATATATTCATGTGCTTACGAATGAAAGCGAAGCCCGAATCAGCGTGCAAGATGAAGGTTGCGGGATGACAGAGGAACAGATTAAAGCACTTGGTAAACCATTTTATACGACAAAAGAAACAGGAACAGGCCTTGGATTTATGATCACGCAGAATATTGTACATAATCATGGCGGAGCGATCACTGTAGAAAGTGTTCCTGAGCAAGGCACTACATTTACGGTAACCATTCCAAAAATTTTAGAGCCAGAGGAAGCTGTCATATAACATAAGAAGTCCCGGAAACGCAACATCGTGCAAGAATGCACCTGATTTTCACATTATAATGCTTATACATAACTGGAAAAGAAGGTGCAGCAGTGACTCGTGAAGTTCGGACCATCGTCTTCGATAGCGGCTTGAATTTTGAGGCGTATCGCTTTGAAGGGATCATGCAAAAATTCCCTAACCATTTTCATGACTATTACGTTATAGGTTTTATTGAACAAGGCAAAAGACTTATGATTTGTAACAATGAAGAACATATCCTTAACAGCGGAGATGTTATCATCTTTAATCCGCAAGATACCCACAACTGTGAACCGATGGACGGAAACTCTTTTGATTACCGCGCCTTCAATATTCAGCCTGAGATAATGCGTAAGTATGTGCTTGAAATTACCGGCATGGACTACTTGCCTCGGTTCACACATAATGCGCTATACCAAAGTGAACTGGCAACCTCATTACACGATCTACATCAAATGATATTAGAGGATCAAACTGATTTTCAAAAAGAAGAATTGTTTCTGTTTCTCCTGGAGCAGCTTCTGAGGGAATATTCCGATGCAGAGCCTTTCTATTCTTCACAAGACCTTACCTCTGAAATCAAAACCATTTGCGAATACATAGAGACTCATTATGCGCAGAATATTACCCTCAATCAATTAAGTGAATTGACAAGCTTAAGCAAATATCATTTACTGCGTTTATTTACCAGACAAAAAGGGATATCTCCTTATCGATACTTGGAAACCATTCGGATTATTCAGGCCAAGCGACTTTTAGAACAAGGAGTACTCCCCATAGAAGTGGCCTCACTAACCGGATTCAGCGATCAGAGCCATTTCACAAATTTTTTCAAAAAATTGATTGGCTTAACCCCTAAGCAATACATGCGTATATTTATTCAGCAGCCGGGCCAAACGCGATCAACGGAACGCATGATATGATGGATCAACGCAAGACCCATACGGGACATCTGCTGGCACTAATTACGATTATCATCTGGGGAACGACCTTTATCTCTTCAAAAATACTATTAACGGATTTTACGCCTGTTGAAATTCTGTTCTTCCGCTTTCTTTTGGGTTACTTTGTATTGTTACTGATCTATTCACGTCCAGTGCGAACGAAATCCATTAAGCAAGAATTACTATTTATTTCAGCAGGATTATGTGGAATTACTTTATATTTTCTTCTAGAGAACATTGCCCTAGTCTACACCCTTGCTTCCAATGTAGGCGTGATTGTCTCAATTGCTCCATTCTTCACAGCTGTGATTGCTCACTTCTTTTTGGAGGAAGAGAAATTTCATCGTCAGTTTATATTAGGATTTGTAATTGCGCTGTCTGGAATTATTTTAATCGGGCTAAATGGAAGTTTTCTTCTAAAACTGAACCCGATCGGAGACCTATTGGCTTTCATAGCCCCTATGGTTTGGGCCATTTACTCTGTATTAATGCGAAAAATAAGCGATTTACAGGCTCATACGATTGGGGCTACCCGTAAAGTATTTTTTTATGGAATCTTATTTATGCTGCCAGCTTTATTTATCTTTGATTTTCATTTGGATCTAAGTAGATTCAAAGAAATCCAAAATATTACTAACATCCTCTTTTTAGGACTGGGAGCCTCTGCTTTATGTTTTGTCACCTGGAATCGGGCTGTAGGAATCTTAGGAGCCGTAAAAACAAGTGTGTACATATATATTGTGCCTGTAGTTACGGTGGCAGCCTCTGCCCTTATCCTGAATGAAAAGATCACTTGGGCAACTTTGCTGGGAATCTTCTTGACGCTAACCGGTTCATATATTTCTGAACGCAAACCGAAATAATCATTCATCTCCTAGAATTAAAATAAGATGCTATTCCAATATATGGAGTGGATCTAAAAACTAATTAGGGAAAACCTCCCTAATTCATCCTAAACGCGAAAAAAGGGGCGTACCGGAGTAGCTTAATGCTACTTCGGTACGCCCCTTTCATTATGGACGCTGGTAAACGCTGCTGATCAAAACAGCGAAACAGGAATGAGCTTTCTTCCACCCTTGACTAGGGTGGATTCTAACATATCCCCTTTAACGCCTCCGAAATAGAGCTGCCAGTACACACCAAAGCGAACGCTAACGTCATTCTTCACTAGCTCCGGTGGTGTTACAATCAGCCACTGAAATTTTAGAGCCTTAGAAATTTCAAATACGGGATCAAGCACGTTATTAGAAACCATTTCTCCAAAAGGATTGTCATATAAAAAGACCGTCCACCCTTTGTTCTCACGATTCACACGTTTATGTGTCATGATCATCATGGCTACCAGCAGCTGTACAGATTGGCGCTGTCCACCACTGCCGACAGCCTCATCCAGCGCACCCCGATTGATGATCTCCCAGTCGGAATAATGATAATCTTCCGGAGCGGCGTAGAGGAAGTAATTTTCCGTTACTGGTTTATATACCTGAAGAATCGGGAAGCGATTCTGAAGCGCCGCATAGACGATTCGTCCGTCATTTATAACCTCTTTGATTACCAGCGCTGGTACTTGTTCAATCTTTGGATATTTTGAGAGTAGTTCATTGATACACCGATTGAAATAGTCGCTCACCATCGGTTCTACCTCATCACTTGATCTCGGTATATTGATATTCTTATAATTCAGGCGTACCAGCGGGAAGGCATAATTATTCTCGTTATGAATAATCATCCGACGTTCCATTCGCTTCATAATATCAATGATTTGTACTACACGATAAGAAGCCCGGGCGACCCACATCTTGCGGGACAGATCCATATCCTCCTTATCACTTTGAATGCTCTCAATCTGATCGCGTGAGCTACGTAACATCGAATCTAGGACTTGCTGAGCAATAGCGAAGTTATCCCAATGAACCGTATTTAAACGATCTAGAATTTTGGTCTCCAGTTCAGAATTCCGTTCGTTTTTGGCAAGTTTTCCGGTTAATGAATTTTTCTCTTCCTTCACCTTTCTGGAGACCTCGTCCCGTCTAACTCGGCTATCCTTAATACGAAGAAGCCAGTCAGCAACCAGTGACTCACAGCCTTCTCTTACGCTCAGCATTAATTCTTCTGGCACAGTCCGTAGATTGACCCGATCCTCAATATGTGCATTCATGATCTTGATTTGATTGGATAACGTCTGAATAAGCGTATCCATTCGTTCCAAAGATCGTTTACACTGGTTAAGCATGAGCTCATTCTCTTGGAAACGCTCTTGAATGTCCGCCTCTTTTTGCTCGAGTGGCTCATTCCAAATTTCCACGGCACGCTCATGTTTCTCTTTGATTCCTTTTTCTACCTTACGCAATTCCTTCTGCAAATTCTCCAATTCGGTTTGGCAGCGGATGAAAGAGTCGTGAACCATCTGATAGTCTTCTTCCAGTGAAGCAGTTTCCGACTTTTGACGGTTTCTTGCAGCCATAATGGATTCAGTAGATTCAGCAGGCTCTGTTACCTTCCGCCAATTCTCATCCACTTGATTCAGGCTGGCTTCAAGCTCCGTTAGATTCTCGCTCGCCGCTTTAATCTGGGCGGCTCTTGTTCGAATTTCAAGCTCATTCTCCGTCAGAGATTGCTGCAGACTTTCAACGGTACTGAGCTGCTGCAACAGAAGGTTCTGCTCTACAGGATCTATTGGTGTGGGGTCCATATCATCCGAAAGCTGATGATATGTCGGAAATACAATTTCAGGGAACCAATGTTGCAGTCTAGGAAACAGAGCATACTTGGCATCTCCCATCCATTTCTCACGCTCTCCGCCAAGGCTTACCATTTGCGCTTCAAGATGCTCAAGTTGCTGGTCCTTACTCGCAAGCTCTTTGCTCACTAGACTCTTACGATCTGTATACTTTTTCTTCTCCTTTTGATCCTGCTCATGTTTCTTCGAACGTTCAATCCAACCTTGCAACGCTGCTGCTCTCTGCTCATGCTCTGCACTAAGCGCTTTATTCTCGATAAGTTCCCGACCGATCCGAGCAAGCGTGCTCTCGTTCTCATTAATCTCGTTGCTCAGACTGATAATGCTCTGCTGAAGTTCACTTTGCAGTTTCATAAGAGTATTGCGTTTGGCTGTAATCGTCACAGTGTTCTCTGTTTGATATAACCGCTCATATTCCTGACGCACAGATTTCAACTTCGATAAATAAGCCTCCGCGTCCTGAAGCACTTGTTCTTGCTCCTTAAGCTTCGCCTGAATACCGCTCTTAAAGTTTAAGAACCGATCTGGCTCCAGTACCATTTGTGGGCCTTGGTTAGCTAGAAGCTTAAAAGATACTGGATCTGAAGCTACCATCTCTTCACGGATAAAGATTGGCACCGCTGATTTCAGCAGCGTGTCCTTCAG
This genomic stretch from Paenibacillus sp. FSL H7-0737 harbors:
- a CDS encoding serine hydrolase domain-containing protein yields the protein MKKKVISLLMVSLLLVVYLPTNALAADSSKTQTYVNTQKVAAEKAAFLTEKIGTTSLQYALIDGDNIVMSGTAGYSHVESKTAPSTTTMYGIGSTSKMYTTASIMKLVDQGKVDLDAPVVSYLNNFTMEDSRYKQITVRMLLNHSSGLGGSNLSNSFLFNDSDSIAKDNLLATLTTQRLKADPGAYSVYCNDGFTLAELIVEKVSGMDFTTFIHQNFTGPLGLGHTKTPVDSVDSRQLASVYNATYPAALPQETINVIGTGGIYSTAEDLVRFATIFTGGSKELLSEKSVKAMEQEEYKRGMWPKGKDNSFAYGLGWDSVNLYPFNQYEIKALTKGGDTTLYHTSLVVLPDQQMAAAVVSSGGDSTTDQMLANEILLSALQEKGVIKELKPTPTFKASNKEVMPQELLEYAGVYADSTQLMKIEISKAGELSISSIMAPTFPAQKFSYNTNGEFLDATGTNKVSFVKESNGRVYLWIQGYGVIPGLGETALSQYSAEKLEANALSNEVLSAWQQRQGKLYFDVSEKYSSQFYMSMPVAGIAMFLDAPGYMGSNKITGPNKAEMTVQIPTLGGRDLADIVFENKEGVEYLKIGNQIFITQDAIKPIYAGPQSLVTIQADGYARWYEVPETASGKLMTVGLPSKGSFAVYDANGVCVNFSTVSGLTQVKLPSNGKIVFVSDVGAKFELTIK
- a CDS encoding MOSC domain-containing protein, whose amino-acid sequence is MQSIVGEIREINRYPVKSFAGERLETCVIEPYGMLGDRFCAFYDESKEGWWRYFTARNNPKMLTYQAQFINGEIHVRASDGRTFGWDEHLLEEIQSQTKTQITMSSIKASHPQPEHPQLLSVDGASILLITDASLKKLEAAWGHTLDQRRFRGNFVIALRDESLFEGDWIGRQLSIGDVQLQVDSFCERCMVITMDPDSQERDPKLLKKLNQEFELHFGVYASVVKTGEIRIGDKVELMD
- a CDS encoding ATP-binding protein → MRSNEFQSFDFAFTHAVIGMALVSLDGTFLKWNSALSTLLGYDHNELITPSPSVRTLLSQIHEIAELGRSLSSMNIHPHRFQQDYYLPTGQLLSIEISISIVSDANGASLYYFTQFENKTLIRHIENQLQEAESSLLEKDKSFLQLLEGLPLTVVITVKGIIQYVNSAGLQLIHAESLNQLVGTSTTNIVDLSNHAILQERRERYYSGDTIGSVCYLINCLNGQQKFVDGFTLPIIFNGNKAFIGIFKDVSQQMLEEERLIQSEKLSTAGQLAAGIAHEIRNPLTAINGFMKLLRSSERMNDKYFFIIESELKRIEFIVNELLVLSKPQTTHVSKPVDLLSLLEQVTTLMNGQAALKNLQILPVCTDHSIWVHGEAYQLKQVFINLLKNAMEAMNSGGNIYIHVLTNESEARISVQDEGCGMTEEQIKALGKPFYTTKETGTGLGFMITQNIVHNHGGAITVESVPEQGTTFTVTIPKILEPEEAVI
- a CDS encoding flavodoxin domain-containing protein, whose product is MAVLILYATKSGATEQCAKVLSEELPQSKICNIEIEKPSLEAFDSIILGAGVRDEKIYKAIRDFIKKNKDELLNKKMGYYICNEKPKTTEELIEKNFPDDLKKAAICIESFGGYKAYKAPKEGTDQLKGIFVDKIKEFSKNFK
- a CDS encoding DUF4181 domain-containing protein; protein product: MIIPFLLLIIAFSGFFLRIWIVGPDKEKLSDDGNELNIKGKLILGLIGLISVIVIMIADGVQGMGMKWFWIVFIIISLGFQSFIDWKFLKHTKQHIVSLILLVEGVVLVYFLF
- a CDS encoding AraC family ligand binding domain-containing protein; this encodes MTREVRTIVFDSGLNFEAYRFEGIMQKFPNHFHDYYVIGFIEQGKRLMICNNEEHILNSGDVIIFNPQDTHNCEPMDGNSFDYRAFNIQPEIMRKYVLEITGMDYLPRFTHNALYQSELATSLHDLHQMILEDQTDFQKEELFLFLLEQLLREYSDAEPFYSSQDLTSEIKTICEYIETHYAQNITLNQLSELTSLSKYHLLRLFTRQKGISPYRYLETIRIIQAKRLLEQGVLPIEVASLTGFSDQSHFTNFFKKLIGLTPKQYMRIFIQQPGQTRSTERMI
- a CDS encoding phosphatase PAP2 family protein, whose product is MTTKGTKRFIWGFLIVWVMLMTIFTFNDLNLSKALYNEHESRFGWFFEVYGEHPAFLVLFAAGSILFSTVRNERLIKKIMVRLVSGFFILLSGFGIITITLTRGYELDGDHVMINSLIITVLFATLCQWLLNRIAVQTLRQYNRAAWAAIVIVFAEILLVNVLKIFWGRMRFRNMEGDYSLFTSWFLPQGIQENGVTTEAYKSFPSGHSANGWTMMLWMMFMPFANKWRNIMLVCAVVWGISTSTSRVIMGDHFATDVLFGAFITITCMLLFCKLFKVDLYPNSQHTATALLKDKNAPYFR
- a CDS encoding DMT family transporter — protein: MMDQRKTHTGHLLALITIIIWGTTFISSKILLTDFTPVEILFFRFLLGYFVLLLIYSRPVRTKSIKQELLFISAGLCGITLYFLLENIALVYTLASNVGVIVSIAPFFTAVIAHFFLEEEKFHRQFILGFVIALSGIILIGLNGSFLLKLNPIGDLLAFIAPMVWAIYSVLMRKISDLQAHTIGATRKVFFYGILFMLPALFIFDFHLDLSRFKEIQNITNILFLGLGASALCFVTWNRAVGILGAVKTSVYIYIVPVVTVAASALILNEKITWATLLGIFLTLTGSYISERKPK